In Aedes albopictus strain Foshan chromosome 3, AalbF5, whole genome shotgun sequence, the following are encoded in one genomic region:
- the LOC109397072 gene encoding odorant receptor 63a-like — MGGPLSWLSSFLQATTPNYQGTFAVFRVFMLICGVNFFDEDFMVGPVNQFRFLGPYLSGFYTVIACVLHLIRYLGDVDSTILSLAALFSAIEVMIKIGGMALKRKLGAKLINIILEDRSYEDGDLEWSVFLKYHTLARKLMYITIISYPFTALMLLSYPALAGKLDEHMLPVGYSIPFFDHKQQPWYVINYLIIVVQMSWCALAFIGTDGPFYLCVCYSTCKLEILQSYTAKIGETEDVEEQRRLMRKIIEIHTHVLEFTRDCSDFYKEIYLSQALCSIAHICVSLFHIQLKLKNSSYGMLATNVAKMWIFCYCGELVVTKSNELSQAVYTNRWYELWSKKDLKAIQFTLANAQRNVGFSIGGFGFLSYVTFTQIMKTAYSCNAFLHNMMN, encoded by the exons ATGGGTGGTCCTCTATCGTGGCTATCCAGCTTTCTCCAAGCAACCACTCCGAACTATCAAGGTACCTTTGCCGTCTTCAGAGTTTTCATGTTGATATGCGGTGTGAACTTCTTCGACGAGGACTTTATGGTAGGGCCAGTGAACCAGTTTCGTTTCCTGGGACCCTACTTGAGCGGGTTCTACACCGTAATCGCGTGCGTTCTACATTTAATACGCTATCTAGGCGACGTTGATTCTACTATTCTAAGTCTGGCGGCGTTATTTTCCGCCATAGAAGTTATGATCAAGATCGGAGGAATGGCTCTCAAGCGCAAGTTGGGGGCAAAGCTGATAAACATTATTCTGGAAGATCGTAGCTACGAAGATGGCGATTTGGAGTGGTCCGTATTCCTTAAGTATCACACTCTGGCAAG AAAACTCATGTACATCACGATAATTTCGTACCCTTTCACGGCACTGATGTTGCTGTCCTATCCGGCACTGGCCGGCAAACTGGACGAGCACATGCTACCGGTGGGCTATTCGATTCCATTCTTCGACCACAAACAGCAACCTTGGTACGTGATCAACTACTTGATCATCGTCGTTCAGATGAGCTGGTGTGCGTTGGCTTTCATCGGAACGGACGGCCCGTTCTATTTGTGCGTGTGCTATTCGACTTGCAAGCTGGAAATTCTACAAAGTTACACGGCCAAGATCGGTGAAACCGAAGATGTCGAGGAGCAGAGGCGGTTGATGAGAAAAATCATCGAGATTCATACACATGTTTTGGA atttaccAGAGATTGTTCTGATTTCTACAAAGAGATCTACTTGAGCCAAGCCCTGTGCTCCATAGCACACATTTGTGTCTCTCTTTTTCATATTCAGCTG AAATTGAAAAACAGCTCCTACGGTATGCTGGCAACGAACGTGGCCAAAATGTGGATCTTTTGCTACTGTGGGGAGCTGGTCGTTACCAAGTCCAACGAGCTATCGCAGGCGGTATACACCAACCGATGGTATGAACTGTGGTCCAAGAAGGACCTAAAGGCGATCCAATTCACACTGGCGAACGCTCAGCGCAATGTAGGGTTTTCGATCGGTGGATTTGGATTCTTGTCGTACGTTACGTTTACACAG ATTATGAAAACTGCTTACAGCTGCAATGCATTTCTCCACAACATGATGAATTGA
- the LOC109409851 gene encoding RNA-binding motif protein, X-linked 2 produces MNPLTNMKNVLKLSEQDLKFGGKDSWHDQYKDSAWIFVGGLPSDLTEGDLLAVFSQYGEIVNINLVRDRKTGKSKGFCFICFEDQRSTVLTVDNMNGIKLLGRTLRVDHVSDYKPPKDDKADEETKRLYMEGCAPKYS; encoded by the exons ATGAATCCGTTAAC CAATATGAAAAACGTGCTCAAACTGAGCGAGCAGGACCTCAAGTTCGGTGGCAAAGACTCCTGGCACGACCAGTACAAGGACAGCGCGTGGATATTCGTCGGCGGTCTACCGTCCGATCTGACCGAGGGCGACCTGCTGGCGGTCTTCTCGCAGTACGGTGAAATCGTCAACATCAATCTGGTACGCGATCGGAAAACCGGCAAATCCAAGGGATTCTGTTTCATCTGCTTCGAAGACCAACGGTCCACGGTCCTAACGGTGGACAACATGAATGGCATCAAACTGCTCGGCAGGACACTGCGGGTGGACCACGTGTCTGACTACAAACCACCGAAGGATGACAAGGCGGACGAGGAAACGAAACGGCTTTATATGGAGGGGTGTGCGCCCAAGTACAGCTAG